Proteins from a single region of Kiritimatiellia bacterium:
- the nth gene encoding endonuclease III codes for MKVTALLKRRAAEVLKRLLAEYPDADCELDFSNPLELVMAAILSAQCTDKRVNLVTPTLFRKYRSAADWARTPQATLEKEIRSTGFYRNKAKNIRALGAALAKQFGGKLPEDLDTLITLPGIGRKTANLLLVSAFGRPGIIVDTHFKRLSARLGFTDHEDPDKIEFDLKAIVPEKDWGAWSHAMVFHGRRCCYARKPECPRCPVRDLCPSAGKV; via the coding sequence ATGAAAGTCACCGCGTTACTCAAGCGGCGCGCCGCCGAGGTGCTGAAGCGCCTGCTCGCGGAATATCCCGACGCGGACTGCGAGCTGGACTTCTCGAATCCCCTGGAACTCGTGATGGCCGCGATCCTGTCTGCCCAGTGCACGGACAAGCGGGTCAACCTGGTCACCCCGACGCTGTTCCGGAAGTACCGGTCGGCGGCCGACTGGGCCCGGACGCCGCAGGCGACCCTGGAGAAGGAGATCCGCTCCACGGGGTTCTACCGCAACAAGGCGAAGAACATCCGTGCGCTGGGCGCCGCGCTGGCGAAGCAGTTCGGCGGCAAGTTGCCCGAAGACCTGGACACGCTCATCACGCTGCCCGGGATCGGGCGGAAGACCGCCAACCTGCTGCTGGTCTCCGCGTTCGGCAGGCCCGGGATTATCGTCGACACGCATTTCAAGCGGCTGTCCGCGCGGCTGGGATTCACCGACCACGAGGATCCCGACAAGATCGAGTTCGACCTCAAGGCCATCGTGCCGGAGAAGGACTGGGGGGCCTGGTCGCACGCGATGGTCTTCCATGGGCGGCGCTGCTGTTATGCCCGGAAGCCGGAGTGCCCGCGGTGCCCGGTCCGGGACCTGTGCCCGTCAGCCGGGAAGGTGTGA